One genomic region from Anguilla rostrata isolate EN2019 chromosome 2, ASM1855537v3, whole genome shotgun sequence encodes:
- the LOC135249551 gene encoding LOW QUALITY PROTEIN: gastrula zinc finger protein XlCGF67.1-like (The sequence of the model RefSeq protein was modified relative to this genomic sequence to represent the inferred CDS: inserted 2 bases in 1 codon; deleted 1 base in 1 codon), with translation MTIDDGGYVKVEHNSDLQDIKYESSEGEKPYTCTEWKAFCTKYELNTHLIIHTGEKPFKCTHCEKYFYSTSQLNRHVRIHAVEKPYKCXQCGKNFFYKSHLNRHLKIHTGEKPYKCCQCGKCFSTKSYLNSHQRIHSDEKPCKCTQCEKCFSQRKALNIHKMIYTGEKPSKCTQYGKSFYTKSHLNRHLRIHTDEKPYECCQCVKCFSTVSHFNIHHRIHTGEKPYKCIQCGKCFFLKQVL, from the exons ATGACTATTGATGATGGAGGATACGTTAAGGTTGAACACAACAGTGACTTGCAGGATATTAAGTATGAATCCAGTGAAG gtgaaaagccatacacgTGTACAGAGTGGAAAGCTTTTTGTACAAAATATGAGTTAAATACACACCTTATCATTCATACTGGTGAAAAGCCATTCAAGTGTACACACTgcgaaaaatatttttattcaacatcTCAGTTGAATAGACACGTAAGAATTCATGCAGTTGAGaagccatacaagtg acaGTGTggtaagaattttttttac aaatctCATCTAAATAGACACCTgaaaattcatacaggtgaaaagccctacaaatgttgtcagtgtgggaagtgcttttccacaAAGTCTTATTTAAATagccaccagagaattcattcAGATGAAAAGCCCTGCAAATGTACtcagtgtgaaaaatgtttttcccaaAGAAAAGCATTAAATATCCACAAGATGATttatacaggtgaaaagccatccAAATGTACACAGTATGGTAAGAGTTTTTATACAAAATCTCATCTAAATagacacctgagaattcatacagatGAAAAGCCCTACGAatgttgtcagtgtgtgaaGTGCTTTTCCACAGTCTCTCATTTCAATATCCATCACAGAATCCATACAGGCGAAAAGCCCTATAAATGCATTCAGTGTGGCAAGTGTTTTTTCCTCAAACAAGTGCTTTAA
- the LOC135249370 gene encoding zinc finger protein ZFP2-like isoform X4, with protein sequence MAGVCLRQDTETTQPELTEQHRIRQKEEELSGLQFVHMAESETECAAAGLNTLEPECVTAHSGVSDVHHTHTSLIKTETDLGSTHMGDLIKTETLDSTELGYVTHLHPDQIKTETDDGGCLKAEHISDLLNIECVDVQSDQMKCDSSESLVSDLMNCVDHTVQTEPWQCSREQNANSKNEEIHHPNLLNFFQNKTIYRNKGEIYTGEKPYKCPQCEKCFNWKSALIRHLRIHTGEKPYKCIQCGKSFNMVFNLNVHKRIHTGEKPYKCIKCGKSFSQRSQLNNHLSAHTGEKLYKCTQCEACFRTKYILNRHLRIHKGEKPYKCTQCDKCFHVNSALTVHMRIHTDEKPYKCTLCEKYFKTISCLAAHLRSHSGEKHYQCFQCGKCFSKSSHLNTHQRVHTGEKPYKCSHCGKCFSTTYELNVHQIIHTGERPYKCAECGKCFSRRSALNLHKMIHTGEKPNQCPQCGKCFLSKIYLKKHQIIHTGEKPYKCTQCGKHYFTKSNLNFHQKIHLGEKPYKCTHCGKCFSQISSLNCHKMIHTGEKPNKCPQCGKGFNTKSLLNKHQTIHTAEKPYKCTQCGKCFAIKPYLNKHLRIHMGEKP encoded by the exons ATGgcaggagtctgtctgagacaggacactgagacaacacaaccagagctcactgagcagcacaggatcagacagaaagaagaggaactcagtGGACTACAGTTTGTccacatggcagagtcagagacagaatgtgctgcagcaggactcaacacactggagccagagtgtgttacagcacacagtggggtcagtgatgtacaccacacacacacatcactgattaaaacagaaactgatctgggcTCCACCCACATGGGAGATCTTATTAAGACAGAGACCCTCGACAGTACAGAGCTGGGATATGTAACCCATCTGCATCCTGACCAAATCAAAACGGAGACTGATGATGGAGGATGCCTAAAGGCAGAACACATCAGTGACTTGCTCAATATTGAATGTGTTGATGTTCAATCTGATCAAATGAAGTGTGATTCCAGTGAAAGTTTAGTGAGTGATCTCATGAATTGTGTTGATCACACAGTCCAGACTGAACCATGGCAATGTTCGAGAGAGCAAAATGCAAACtctaaaaatgaagaaattcacCACCCAAACCTTTtgaatttctttcaaaataagaCTATTTATAGAAACAAAGGTGAAATttatacaggtgaaaaaccctacaaGTGCCCgcagtgtgagaagtgttttaatTGGAAATCTGCTTTAATTagacacctgagaattcatacaggtgaaaagccctacaaatgtattcagtgtgggAAGTCCTTTAACAtggtatttaatttaaatgtccaCAAGAGAATTcacacaggtgaaaagccctacaaatgtattaaatgtggGAAGTCTTTTTCTCAAAGGTCTCAGTTAAATAACCACCTGAGTGCTCATACAGGTGAGAAGCTGTACAAGTGTACTCAGTGTGAAGCATGTTTTcgcacaaaatacattttaaatagacATCTTAGGATTCATaaaggtgaaaagccatacaagtgtacacagtgtgacaAGTGTTTTCATGTGAATTCTGCTTTAACTGTACACATGAGAATTCATACAGatgaaaagccatacaagtgtacacTCTGTGAgaagtattttaaaacaatatcttGTTTAGCGGCACACCTGAGAAGTCATTCAGGTGAAAAGCACTAccagtgttttcagtgtggaAAATGCTTTTCTAAATCATCTCATTTAAATACCCATCAGAGagttcatacaggtgaaaagccctacaaatgttctcattgtggaaagtgtttttccacaacatatgaattaaatgtCCACCAGATAATTCACACAGGTGAAAGGCCTTACAAATGTGCtgagtgtgggaagtgcttttctcGAAGAAGTGCCTTAAATCTCCACAAAatgattcatacaggtgaaaagcccaaCCAGTGTCCTCAATGTGGGAagtgttttctttcaaaaatttACTTAAAAAAGCATCAGataattcatacaggtgaaaagccatacaaatgcacacagtgtgggaagcattattttacaaaatcaaatttaaatttccACCAGAAAATTCATTTAG gtgaaaaaccctacaaatgtactcactgtgggaagtgtttttcccaaatAAGTAGTTTAAATTGCCACAAgatgattcatacaggtgaaaagcccaaCAAATGTCCACAGTGTGGGAAAGGTTTTAATACAAAATCTCTGTTAAATAAGCACCAGACTATTCATACAGCTGAAAAGCCCTataagtgtacacagtgtgggaagtgttttgctattaaaccttatttaaataaacacctgagaattcatatgGGTGAAAAGCCATag
- the LOC135249381 gene encoding zinc finger protein 345-like isoform X1: MMQAGVCLRQDTETTLPELTEEHRVRPKEEELSGLEPVHMAESETECAAPGLNTLEPVCVTPHCAGLQFCTPLSSSMMQAGVCLRQDTEATLPELTEQHRIRQKEEELSVLEPVHMAESETKCAAPGLNTLEPECVTAHSGVSGVHHTRTSLIKTETDPCFTHTGDVKTERLDSTELGYVTHLHPDQIKTEADDGEYLKAEHISDLQDIICVHIKSDQVKCEFNERFESDLMSTMMNGAGVYHRDQTEPWQYVGESNSLKLGKCFNKQCHLNSHIVHTAEKPYQCMQCGKCFVKESAFSKHLRVHEKNYKCTECGKSCLRQSHLNSHQRIHADEKLYSCIQCGKQFLQACHLNRHQRIHTGEKPYKCTRCGKCFLTKSHLNNHHKIHTGEKPYKCTQCGKQFSQVCHLNRHQRIHTGEKPYECTQCGKSFSRVCILNSHQRIHTGEKPYKCTQCGKCFSQVCVLNRHQTIHTGEKPYKCTQCGKCFLTKFNLHTHQRFHTGEKPFKCPQCGKCFYTKSNLNCHQRFHTGEKPFKCPQCGKCFYTKSNLNCHQRFHTGEKPYKCTQCGKCFSQVSDLNRHWRIHKRDKPYKCPQCAKCFSKVCDLNSHKIIHTNKKPYTCTPCGKSFLTKSNLNVHQRIHTGGKPYMCTQCGKCFSQVCHLNRHWRIHTGEKPFKCPQCGKCFNTRSNLNSHEKIHSGEKPYRCTHCGKCFFKVSHLNRHQRIHTGEKPYKCPQCGKNFLTKSNLNRHQKIHSDEKPYQCPHCGRCFSQVCNLSSHQKIHTGEES, encoded by the exons ATGATGCaggcaggagtctgtctgagacaggacactgagacaacactaccagagctcactgagGAGCACAGGGTCAGACCgaaagaagaggaactcagtggactggagcctgtccacatggcagagtcagagacagagtgtgctgcaccaggactcaacacactggagccagtGTGTGTTACACCACACTGTGCG GGGCTGCAGTTCTGCACACCTTTGAGCAGCAGTATGATGCAGGCAGGAGTCTGTTTGAGACAGGACACCGAGGCAACactaccagagctcactgagcagcacaggatcagacagaaagaagaggaactcagtGTACTGGAGCCTGTccacatggcagagtcagagacaaAGTGCGCTgcaccaggactcaacacactggagccagagtgtgttacagcacacagtggGGTCAgtggtgtacaccacacacgcacatcactgattaaaacagaaactgatccATGCTTCACCCACACTGGGGATGTTAAGACAGAGAGGCTAGACAGTACAGAGCTGGGATATGTAACCCATCTACATCCtgaccaaatcaaaacagaagCTGATGATGGAGAATACCTTAAGGCAGAACACATCAGTGATTTGCAGGATATTATATGTGTTCATATAAAATCTGATCAAGTAAAGTGTGAATTCAATGAACGTTTTGAGAGTGATCTCATGAGCACTATGATGAATGGAGCTGGTGTTTATCACAGAGATCAGACTGAACCCTGGCAATATGTGGGAGAGTCAAATTCTTTGAAGCTGGGAAAGTGCTTCAATAAGCAATGTCATTTAAATAGCCATATAGTTCATACAGCTGAAAAGCCCTACCAGTGtatgcagtgtgggaagtgttttgtCAAAGAATCTGCTTTCAGTAAACACTTAAGAGTACATGAGAAGAACTACAAGTGTACAGAATGTGGTAAAAGTTGTTTAAGACAATCTCATTTAAATagccaccagagaattcatgcAGATGAAAAGCTCTACAGTTGTATTCAGTGTGGAAAGCAATTTTTGCAAGCATGTCATTTAAATcgccaccagagaattcatacaggtgaaaagccctataAATGTACAaggtgtgggaagtgttttttaaCAAAATCTCATTTAAATAACCACCACAAAATTcacacaggtgaaaagccctacaaatgtactcagtgtgggAAACAATTTTCACAAGTATGTCATTTAAATcgccaccagagaattcatacaggtgaaaagccctatgaatgtacacagtgtgggaagagttttTCACGAGTATGTATATTAAATAGCCatcagagaattcatacaggtgaaaagccatataAATGTACACAGTGTGGAAAGTGCTTTTCCCAAGTATGTGTTTTAAATCGCCACCAGACAATTCACACAGGGGAGaagccatacaagtgtacacagtgtggcaaatgctttttaacaaaatttaatttacatacCCACCAGAGATTTCATACTGGTGAAAAGCCCTTCAAATgtcctcagtgtgggaagtgcttttacacaaaatctaatttaaattgCCATCAGAGATTTCATACTGGTGAAAAGCCATTCAAATgtcctcagtgtgggaagtgcttttacacaaaatctaatttaaattgCCATCAGAGATTTCATactggtgaaaagccctacaaatgtactcagtgtgggaagtgcttttcccaAGTAAGTGATTTGAATCGCCACTGGAGAATTCATAAGCGCGATAAGCCTTATAAATGTCCTCAGTGTGCAAAGTGCTTTTCAAAAGTATGTGATTTAAACAGCCACAAGATAattcatacaaataaaaagcCCTACACGTGTACACCTTGTGGCAAGtcttttttaacaaaatcaaatttaaatgtcCACCAACGAATTCATACAGGTGGAAAGCCATACATGTGTACACAGTGCGGTAAGTGTTTTTCACAAGTTTGTCATTTAAATCGCCACTGGAGAATTCATACAGGAGAAAAGCCTTTCAAATGccctcagtgtgggaagtgctttaaCACACGTTCTAATTTAAATAGCCATGAAAAAATTCATTCAGGTGAGAAGCCCTACAGGTGTACGCactgtgggaagtgctttttcAAAGTAAGCCATTTAAACcgccaccagagaattcatacaggtgaaaagccctacaagtgTCCCCAGTGTGGAAAGAACTTTTTAACTAAATCTAATTTGAATAGACACCAAAAAATTCATTCAGATGAAAAGCCCTACCAGTGTCCTCACTGTGGAAGGTGTTTTTCCCAAGTATGTAATTTAAGTAGTCATCAaaaaattcatacaggtgaagaGTCGTGA
- the LOC135249381 gene encoding zinc finger protein 345-like isoform X2, whose amino-acid sequence MMQAGVCLRQDTEATLPELTEQHRIRQKEEELSVLEPVHMAESETKCAAPGLNTLEPECVTAHSGVSGVHHTRTSLIKTETDPCFTHTGDVKTERLDSTELGYVTHLHPDQIKTEADDGEYLKAEHISDLQDIICVHIKSDQVKCEFNERFESDLMSTMMNGAGVYHRDQTEPWQYVGESNSLKLGKCFNKQCHLNSHIVHTAEKPYQCMQCGKCFVKESAFSKHLRVHEKNYKCTECGKSCLRQSHLNSHQRIHADEKLYSCIQCGKQFLQACHLNRHQRIHTGEKPYKCTRCGKCFLTKSHLNNHHKIHTGEKPYKCTQCGKQFSQVCHLNRHQRIHTGEKPYECTQCGKSFSRVCILNSHQRIHTGEKPYKCTQCGKCFSQVCVLNRHQTIHTGEKPYKCTQCGKCFLTKFNLHTHQRFHTGEKPFKCPQCGKCFYTKSNLNCHQRFHTGEKPFKCPQCGKCFYTKSNLNCHQRFHTGEKPYKCTQCGKCFSQVSDLNRHWRIHKRDKPYKCPQCAKCFSKVCDLNSHKIIHTNKKPYTCTPCGKSFLTKSNLNVHQRIHTGGKPYMCTQCGKCFSQVCHLNRHWRIHTGEKPFKCPQCGKCFNTRSNLNSHEKIHSGEKPYRCTHCGKCFFKVSHLNRHQRIHTGEKPYKCPQCGKNFLTKSNLNRHQKIHSDEKPYQCPHCGRCFSQVCNLSSHQKIHTGEES is encoded by the coding sequence ATGATGCAGGCAGGAGTCTGTTTGAGACAGGACACCGAGGCAACactaccagagctcactgagcagcacaggatcagacagaaagaagaggaactcagtGTACTGGAGCCTGTccacatggcagagtcagagacaaAGTGCGCTgcaccaggactcaacacactggagccagagtgtgttacagcacacagtggGGTCAgtggtgtacaccacacacgcacatcactgattaaaacagaaactgatccATGCTTCACCCACACTGGGGATGTTAAGACAGAGAGGCTAGACAGTACAGAGCTGGGATATGTAACCCATCTACATCCtgaccaaatcaaaacagaagCTGATGATGGAGAATACCTTAAGGCAGAACACATCAGTGATTTGCAGGATATTATATGTGTTCATATAAAATCTGATCAAGTAAAGTGTGAATTCAATGAACGTTTTGAGAGTGATCTCATGAGCACTATGATGAATGGAGCTGGTGTTTATCACAGAGATCAGACTGAACCCTGGCAATATGTGGGAGAGTCAAATTCTTTGAAGCTGGGAAAGTGCTTCAATAAGCAATGTCATTTAAATAGCCATATAGTTCATACAGCTGAAAAGCCCTACCAGTGtatgcagtgtgggaagtgttttgtCAAAGAATCTGCTTTCAGTAAACACTTAAGAGTACATGAGAAGAACTACAAGTGTACAGAATGTGGTAAAAGTTGTTTAAGACAATCTCATTTAAATagccaccagagaattcatgcAGATGAAAAGCTCTACAGTTGTATTCAGTGTGGAAAGCAATTTTTGCAAGCATGTCATTTAAATcgccaccagagaattcatacaggtgaaaagccctataAATGTACAaggtgtgggaagtgttttttaaCAAAATCTCATTTAAATAACCACCACAAAATTcacacaggtgaaaagccctacaaatgtactcagtgtgggAAACAATTTTCACAAGTATGTCATTTAAATcgccaccagagaattcatacaggtgaaaagccctatgaatgtacacagtgtgggaagagttttTCACGAGTATGTATATTAAATAGCCatcagagaattcatacaggtgaaaagccatataAATGTACACAGTGTGGAAAGTGCTTTTCCCAAGTATGTGTTTTAAATCGCCACCAGACAATTCACACAGGGGAGaagccatacaagtgtacacagtgtggcaaatgctttttaacaaaatttaatttacatacCCACCAGAGATTTCATACTGGTGAAAAGCCCTTCAAATgtcctcagtgtgggaagtgcttttacacaaaatctaatttaaattgCCATCAGAGATTTCATACTGGTGAAAAGCCATTCAAATgtcctcagtgtgggaagtgcttttacacaaaatctaatttaaattgCCATCAGAGATTTCATactggtgaaaagccctacaaatgtactcagtgtgggaagtgcttttcccaAGTAAGTGATTTGAATCGCCACTGGAGAATTCATAAGCGCGATAAGCCTTATAAATGTCCTCAGTGTGCAAAGTGCTTTTCAAAAGTATGTGATTTAAACAGCCACAAGATAattcatacaaataaaaagcCCTACACGTGTACACCTTGTGGCAAGtcttttttaacaaaatcaaatttaaatgtcCACCAACGAATTCATACAGGTGGAAAGCCATACATGTGTACACAGTGCGGTAAGTGTTTTTCACAAGTTTGTCATTTAAATCGCCACTGGAGAATTCATACAGGAGAAAAGCCTTTCAAATGccctcagtgtgggaagtgctttaaCACACGTTCTAATTTAAATAGCCATGAAAAAATTCATTCAGGTGAGAAGCCCTACAGGTGTACGCactgtgggaagtgctttttcAAAGTAAGCCATTTAAACcgccaccagagaattcatacaggtgaaaagccctacaagtgTCCCCAGTGTGGAAAGAACTTTTTAACTAAATCTAATTTGAATAGACACCAAAAAATTCATTCAGATGAAAAGCCCTACCAGTGTCCTCACTGTGGAAGGTGTTTTTCCCAAGTATGTAATTTAAGTAGTCATCAaaaaattcatacaggtgaagaGTCGTGA